Proteins encoded by one window of Ulvibacter sp. MAR_2010_11:
- a CDS encoding DUF4835 family protein translates to MYEYHRLGMDVMVQNQRDAKLKLIDALARMKNVNDRRPNSFLVRTFFDAKSDEIQAVFSGGPSVDIVTLVENLNRMAPTKRSNWTEIKF, encoded by the coding sequence ATGTACGAATATCACCGTCTTGGGATGGATGTGATGGTTCAGAATCAACGGGACGCAAAGCTGAAATTAATAGATGCCTTGGCCAGAATGAAAAATGTAAACGACCGAAGACCTAATTCGTTTCTGGTGCGCACCTTTTTTGACGCCAAAAGTGATGAAATTCAGGCAGTTTTTAGCGGAGGACCTTCGGTTGATATCGTCACTTTAGTTGAAAATCTAAATAGAATGGCACCCACCAAACGTTCTAATTGGACCGAAATTAAGTTTTAA